Proteins found in one Deinococcus seoulensis genomic segment:
- a CDS encoding lysophospholipid acyltransferase family protein has product MSEVARPDLNGSGSPDHGAAVVARPAPEPAAPRVIPGVYRFVVNVTYLPVLASGMHLEVHGREHVPVAGTPLVVAANHVSGLDPFLVARALPHGRFMQFMAKKELFVPVVGDIIRAGGSFPVDRSGNDLGAVRTSLRILKAGGTVGIFPQGTRGGTELHGGAALIAAKGRAPILPAGISREGKRWIVRFGEPISPRGGIKSVTAELGEALTELSRPVGEALSG; this is encoded by the coding sequence ATGAGTGAAGTTGCCCGCCCTGACCTGAACGGCTCCGGCTCTCCAGACCACGGCGCGGCCGTAGTTGCGCGTCCCGCGCCGGAACCGGCCGCGCCGCGCGTGATTCCCGGCGTGTACCGTTTCGTGGTGAACGTCACGTACCTGCCGGTCCTGGCGAGCGGCATGCACCTCGAAGTGCACGGGCGCGAGCACGTGCCGGTCGCGGGCACGCCGCTGGTCGTGGCAGCCAACCACGTGAGCGGCCTGGACCCGTTCCTGGTGGCGCGCGCACTGCCGCACGGGCGGTTCATGCAGTTCATGGCGAAAAAGGAACTGTTCGTGCCGGTCGTCGGGGACATCATCCGCGCCGGGGGGTCGTTCCCGGTGGACCGCAGCGGCAACGACCTGGGCGCGGTCCGCACGTCCCTGCGGATCCTGAAAGCGGGCGGCACGGTCGGGATCTTCCCGCAGGGCACGCGCGGCGGCACGGAACTGCACGGCGGCGCGGCCCTGATCGCCGCGAAGGGCCGCGCGCCGATCCTGCCCGCCGGAATCAGCCGCGAGGGGAAACGCTGGATCGTGCGGTTCGGCGAACCCATCTCGCCGCGCGGGGGGATCAAGAGCGTCACGGCGGAACTCGGCGAGGCCCTGACGGAACTGTCCCGCCCGGTCGGGGAGGCGTTGTCCGGTTGA
- a CDS encoding SDR family oxidoreductase — protein sequence MKITVIGAAGGVGRRVVAQAAQAGHHVTALVRTQEQADMLALHGAQPVLGDLTGEWRHALDGAEAVVWAAGGGAGGNFQAIDGDALIALTDELARRDGGPRRLVVVSSMGVDRPEQMPPFLNAVLRVKAVSDAHVQASALEWTVVRPGGLTDTPGTGMVSAGMPAPRGMIARDDVAGVVLACLNDPRSAGRTFEVVAGNTPVAQAIAEL from the coding sequence ATGAAGATCACTGTCATCGGAGCGGCGGGCGGCGTGGGCCGCCGCGTCGTGGCTCAGGCCGCGCAGGCCGGGCATCACGTGACCGCGCTGGTCCGCACGCAGGAGCAGGCGGACATGCTCGCCCTGCACGGCGCGCAGCCGGTCCTGGGCGACCTGACCGGCGAGTGGAGGCACGCCCTGGACGGCGCCGAAGCGGTCGTGTGGGCAGCCGGGGGCGGCGCGGGCGGCAACTTCCAGGCCATCGACGGGGACGCCCTGATCGCCCTGACCGACGAACTCGCGCGCCGCGACGGTGGCCCGCGCCGACTGGTGGTCGTCAGTTCCATGGGCGTGGACCGCCCGGAGCAGATGCCGCCCTTCCTGAACGCCGTGCTGCGCGTGAAGGCCGTCTCGGACGCGCACGTGCAGGCCAGTGCGCTGGAGTGGACGGTCGTCCGCCCCGGCGGCCTGACCGACACGCCCGGCACCGGCATGGTCAGCGCCGGGATGCCCGCCCCGCGCGGCATGATCGCCCGCGACGACGTGGCGGGCGTGGTGCTCGCCTGCCTGAACGACCCGCGCAGCGCCGGGCGGACCTTCGAGGTGGTCGCCGGGAACACCCCGGTCGCGCAGGCCATCGCGGAACTGTAA
- the xseB gene encoding exodeoxyribonuclease VII small subunit, producing the protein MTEPQPTSYREAYARLSRIAAELESGEADLDRVLPLLEEARAAYAQCRERIEAVRAVLAGDWADGDDADEPDTDDEE; encoded by the coding sequence ATGACTGAGCCTCAGCCCACCTCGTACCGGGAGGCGTACGCCCGGCTGAGCCGCATCGCCGCCGAACTCGAATCCGGCGAGGCCGACCTGGACCGCGTGCTGCCCCTGCTGGAGGAAGCCCGCGCCGCGTACGCCCAGTGCCGCGAGCGGATCGAGGCGGTCCGCGCCGTCCTGGCCGGAGACTGGGCCGACGGGGACGACGCCGACGAACCCGACACGGACGACGAGGAGTAA